DNA sequence from the Malus sylvestris chromosome 10, drMalSylv7.2, whole genome shotgun sequence genome:
gcAACATTCAGTTCATTCATCTTGAACTGTCATACTACTGACCGTCAATTCagaaaaactaaagaaaactGTATTTTGGGACTTTAGTTTCTTATGAATTCACGGTCACAAACATTCCATTGTCCCAAGAAAAATACACATATTGATGATATTGGAGAAACCAACTCAGGCCGAAGATTCACGAGGTGAATCGCAGGGTGACTCCCACATTATGATTTAATTCCTCTATAATTTTCACAATGCCGAATCAcgccattttttttaagttacatGTTCACTAATGAATGGCAGTTTGAAGAGTCAATTTCCTCAGAAGTAGAAACATGGGCAAACAATCAAATGGTTTAATAATTAGTGGAATCAGAAAAACAGTATATGCTGTGcaaattcaacaaaagaaataatTATGCTTCAATAAAAATTTAGGATGTAATAATCACTCAATCAAATAATTCCGGCAGCATTCAGGATCAGTAATGCAAAATGTCAGAGGCATATATGAGGAGGATGAAATATACAACTAGCACATGATGCACAAAATAAAAGCGTGTGATTTAAAAATCCATCTTGCTATGATTAGGTCAATCACTCTTTACTATTGAGTGCTAAGTACAATCAATTAGTCTgcataacagaaataaaatataatagaaGTGACAGTTGTAGGGTGTCATTTAAGACGGATGCACAGTGAGAACTCGGCGGAGCCAGAAATATTATAGTAGGGCGTCATTAAGATGAATGCACAATGAGAATGTTCTTAAATTAAACTTAAGAAAAGAAAGCCAATAAAGCAATCAATACATACCGCGGCAACAGTTGTCTTCAGAGCTAAGCCATGAACACGAGGCAGGATAGCTTGTTTCACTAGCTGGAAAGAATGAAAATATAAGACAACAAATACTAGTAGTTCTCCCATAAAATGTTCCTTTGGAAGAAAGATAATAAAACTGTTACATGGCTGAAATACAGCTTTTGTTTATCTTCATCCATATGCTAAACACAGTTTTGTATTATGGAAAAAAAGCCAGCGGTATAATCCACAACTGTAACACATCTTCAAAAGTAGCATTCAAAATTAAATTTCTACTGCAGACTTCTGTTCTCCACCGATAGGAATTTAAACTTTTATTCAGTCCTGTGTTGTTTGGGTTGCTGTTTGAAGTACTCATTAATAAATGTTTTCATTGCTTCAAGAATAATGTTTATGTGTGTGTACGCTCTTCTAAAGAATGTAAATGCATACTCACCTGAACATCAATTTTCTTAGCAAGGAAAGAAGACTTTCTCAAAACCTCCTCCTGTATGCGAGCATCGGCATCACCATATGCTCGAACAATCATGGGCAGGACGTGTGATATCAAGTAATCTTGCATAgtctaaaataaaaacataacagGTTAAGTGTATAACTCAATAATGAGAAAAGTATCTACTAGCAACATAGTAATCCACTGGAACCCGGCAGATATAATTAAAAGGTTCACGACAATTAGTCTAATGTATCAATATAGAAACTAACTTCACATTCTTTTTCTGGTTTTATGTCTGGGCATCAGCACCCTTTTCCACGCACTGAACATCCACAGTACACAAAGAGTGCAGGGATTGAACCACAGAATGCAATAATATCTTAAACTACCAAATAAGAGAATCAGCATACTGTTTTCACTTACCTTGTTGATTATAAGTTCTGCATGCTTCAAAAGCAACAACAATGTGTCTCCCACAGCGGTGCTCAGGACAGGAACAAGGGCTGGCAATGTTGATAACTCAAAGTCATTCTTATCCTACATTATGTTGAAGACATCAACTTAGTTAATCCAATTGAAAAACCAACTCATGGTTATGAAATGTAAAGCATTCACTGTCACCCGATGATGTGCATAAATTCGAACACTAGAggagtgtgtgcgtgtgtgtgtgcatgtgaATAATCGTGCCAGTTTTCAAAAATTAAGTATCATCACAGTTTTCATGAGATCATCACATATTTGTTTCTTGTATTTTTCAAAAACTCACATATACTTTTTGAGTGATTCTGTGGGAACACCTTAATTTGCTCAGTTAACCCTTCCATTGTTTGGACAACGGTAGCTGacaacaattttcttttaacagAAAACCAATATTTTCTTATGAAAAACAACATATATGCACACCATGGACAAGGCTACATTTTCAAACTACAgcgacaaaaataaaattttccaaactGCCTAAACTACCCCCAAAAAAGCATCCATCATTGCTACCATCTTTTTTATCGGAATTATGATATAATCTAAGACATCATAACGAGCCTTGCATGATTAGTTTACAAACACTCACAATCATTTACAAAGCTCAATAAATTCGCAAAAGCTTTTTTTTGTAGGTATACCAATGACTCAATTCCAATCACAAAGGCAAAGCAATTAGTACCTGGGACTCTGCAATCGTGAGAACCATGGGCAGAATCATTGGTTGCATAACCAAATTCCTAAGTTCTGCACAAAGCGGCGGTAGTACCTAGAAAAACATAATAGAGACCATGTTCAATCACTCAAGTGGTCCACGTGTGAATATAGTTAATATCTTCAGCAGTTGGCTGAACAAAACTATGAAATCCAATATAGTGAAATACAAATTACCAATAGGCATAACCAGATACCTGAGGGGATCTTTCTttatcaaacccaaaacaaaaatcatCATGTGGTTTTCATTTCAATAATCATGTGATCTTTTCATTAATCTTTGTTTCCAAAATTCAAACACATATTCAAAACATAAATCAAACCTTATATCGCAATACTCGAGCATCGAAATCTTTCCACATATCTGATAATGCTTTCAGGAATTCAGACTTCTGCATGTTATCTCTTTCctgcaaatgaaaaaataaaaataaaaataaaaaataaattgatttatCATTtcaaggcttttttttttcttaagacATTAATCTAGGGTAACAATATCCAAGAAGCATGCACTCATTAAGCGGAAATAcaaatgcatacaagcatgtgGTCGAGAAAGCGAAGAGCACGCAACCTAGTGTCATCCCGGAAAAATGGAGAACCTGCAAACAAATATTATAACAAACCCGAGTATGAGACTAATAGCAATCAAAGTACACTTAATATGTAACAAAACAATAATAACCAGGCCAAATGTGTATGCATTTTATACTGTAgacattaaaacaaaaatacaaatatgACCAAACGAATTCTAACCATAATACTACATTACTTTTGGCTTCCACGAAGATTTGGGACTGATTTTCATGTATCAGGATTCAGGACAGGAACAACCCGAACTCCACATGCCTTCTATTTGTACAAATGATGGTGGGCttagatattttattattattaacttTTAATCAATAAAACTTGGGAATTCAGTTACTCAGTTTAATTATTTCAAAGTTCTTAAAATCTTGGACTGCTTATATTAAATTATCAATAGGTTCCTAGTAATAGTTTTTGAGATTTTGAATATTAATACATACTTGATTTTACCATGATTTCTCACTCCTTATCCTTCTCTGTCTCCTTACACATATCATCCTTATTCTCTGTCTCTACATTCTACATTGATAGGAAGCAGAGAAATGTTTTCCTACATTCAATGATTTACCTGTAAATTCAATTGCTGTTGGCCTGAAAGCCTCATTTGTAGAAATCATCCTTTGCAAGTCAGGAACTAACTCCGAAGGAATAGAGGAAAAGGCTTCACTAGATAAGTAACTTAAGGTATTCATATACTGCAAAAGAAAACTTCAGTATTAACAATAACACTAATACACCAAATCATagatcaaggatgaggatgactcaatgaaaatgaagaaaagtaTTAAAGACCAGTACACATATCCTACTTTCCATGACCTATTTTATTGTCTGTGCAGGGGAAGCAACAGCTAAAAGTTGGAGATCCTTGCTAAAGGAGATGAGCATACCACAAGCACTTTTTGTGTTTCCGTACATGAACAAGCTATCAATTAAACACTTGCATTTGCATGAAAGAGTGAAGAATTTGAATGAAGGTTACCATCTTGACGTTGTTGTGGCAGTCGAGCAAGGGCTTGTGAGCAATCAAGTGGTAGGCAAGACAACCAAAACTGAAAATATCAGAAGAACATCCAACTGAAGATGCTTTGCTCTTAGCAATTTCAGGAGCAGTGTAATTCAGTGATGGCTGAATGGGCAGCACAGAGTCCTCAACATCATATTCCTGTGCAACCCGTATCAAATTAGTTAATGATAGGCAGATATTGCTCATGGGGAATTCTCAATGGATATAAATAAGCTTAATAACCTAAAAAATGAAGATCAACATTTTCACATGAAAGCATCATACTGATCATAAAGAAAATGCTAAACTCTTAACTATTTGTCAAGAGTCCACTGTGCAGGAATAGAAAATTCAAGGTTGTTGCAAAAGCAACTGCATAGATGGAAACAATTGGATAaagaccaaggaagaaaatgaagacatTCATAGATTCATGAATGTAAGTACATGCAGAACGTAAATGCTATAATAAGAGATATCTACAAACCAAATGTGTAGTAATAATGTTTCCGCAGAACAGAATGGCACAATTTCATGATTGTTAAAATGTGCAGGTCAAGTAGAATTCTTTGTATAATAAGATTATAAAAGAGGCTTCACTCACAGCATAATGGAATGCCTGAACATTAGTCATATTTCCTGAGGCTTGATCTGTTGAGATTGCAAAACCAAATCCACCAAGCTTCCAAGCTCCACTTGATGTAATGAAGACATTCTGCAGCAATAGGTTTCACATTAAATTGACATATTCAATATGCAATGAACCTCTAACTTGGAGGACAATTATGATACTAATTGACAAGAAACATGCTTCTTAGATTGGGTTAGGGATTGATTCATAAAGATCAAgcaataaaatgagaaagtagtCTTTTCCTTGGTAAATATATCTCCCCGTTAACATGGACAAGAAATAAACCTAATAGGCTAGATATTCTAGCCTCCAGATAAACAGAGATAAAATATCTacaaatgagtttaaattttgataaatttCACTTCTACATAtttcaaattttgtgaaaacaaagaaagaagaagttgTAACCTCAGGTGATATAGCCCGATGAATGAGACGCGCATTGTTATGGAGAAAGTCTAAGGATTCTGCTAACTGGAGCAAACCATGCTTCACCTCCAATATACCCATTTCCTGCAAAGCAAAAATCCTTTTGAGCAAGTTATTATATCACAGTATGATTCAGAACATAGCACATGACAGATGGGAGATTGACTAAAGAAAATGCACTTTCCGCAGAAGAATATTTTCCACAACATTCTCCCCTTGGGGAAGAGAAAATTTCTAGCCCATTGCAAAATTTACAACTAGATCAATTTAATTAGCTATAAAAAATTACTTTACCACCAACAAATTTACTGTTATTTGTTTTATTAAATTCGATATAATAATCCCAATAGCATTGAGGTTGCTCATAGCGTTTTGATTTCCTCAGTCAAAATAAGTATGATATGCATTGAACATCAATGTGCAGAAATCCAAACTTGTTTTCAAGTTCGAGAGTTCATACTGGACAATGAGTTATACGGAAGACAAAAAATAACTCTGAAGAAGAATTAGAAAGCTAAGCGTCAAATAGCTTGGCCTATCCAATACAAGCAAACCGCCAAAAGCAGTGACCTCCATCTTGAAAACTAAGATGCCTTAGAGAAAATAATAACAGATGTGTTCCCTGATTTTTGATAAATGGGCATAGATCTAGACACAAGAATGAGCACATCGTATTCAGAATACGAACAACTTGCTTGTTCTACAGAACATCCGCTTATTAACCAATACTGTATCATTCTCAAAAGGCTCAAAATCACACAGCTACATTCGAATTCAAGTCGGTTACTTTACTGATCCACATGAAAGAAACTGAAGCCGACCAAGCATTTCACTGATTTGAACTACATTCCAATAATTACGGGTTGGCATACGATGATGCGAATCCAAACATGCATTCACTAAATTACTAAAATTACACTATCGAAACTCGAAACCTGCATTGAAAGAAACAATTGAAGCCCACTAGAGCCTACCTACCATTCCTTTAAGCTCCTTGGGCACCTTAGCCACATTCTGCACATTCCCGAGCGCATTTGCCACAGACGCAAACAATGGCTCCGTCACCATTGCCATGGCATTCTTGTTCTCATCCAGCGCCTGCACCACGTGCACCACCCCGGGATGCCTCAGCCTCACCAGCCTCGCCGCATCAGCCCGAATAATCTCCAAAAACCCATCTTCCGCCGCCTTGGTCAATCCGGCGCGCAGGCGCGCCTCCGACAGAGCCTTCTTATCCAAAACCCAGACGCAGACGGTGGGGTACTGGTGCGCGCGCGTGGAATCGCGAGCCGCCTTGGCCGAGTAAAGCTTCCAGACCAGGCCCGGTCCGGCTGACCCGATCTGATCGAAGAGCTCGTAGTCCTGGAGAGGCTTGGGTCCGGCGACTTCCTGGACCGTGGTCTGCACGGTCTTTTCGATGGCTGCAGCGGTCTTGGCGAAGGCTTGGGTTAGGGTTTTCATGTTGAGAGACATGCTCGGACGAATGGGAATTGCAATGTGTATGATACAAATTAAATCATAAAAGCAGTGTTCGTATATGTGATATGTATAGGTGTATGTGATCGGCGGAATTGGGTAGGAAGTCTAGGATTTAGGGTTGACAACGACGGAGACGACGGTGGAGGGAATTTGGAAGATTTCCTCAGATCATCGCTGTGGGTTTCTTCTCCCTctagtttattttcttttaatattttttattaaaaaatgattttttttatatttggacAATTTCTCTCTGCGTGCAGTTTGTTGCTGTTTTCAGTTGGCTGGTCTTGggttaattaattttgtttctgATAATTTAGGTGAGATGACTGATTCACACGTGGCGGCCAGCTGACTTGGATAGTCGGTGGGTGGGTTGGGCTTTGTAGCAAGTTAAGAGTAATTTTGGatcaatgatatgatgttgttTGGAAAAATGGTCCATTTAAATATGCTTCAAAAGACAATCTCATAAAATCATGTTATTTGGGAGtctaattttctcttttttttttttttttttaagtatatcgatatttttacattaaaataaGAGACAGTTCGGCAAAACCACACAATaagcagcctaatttggtatcgaattcaccatccacaatattcgaacctaagacctctcactttcaagtgaggaggaataccaccaaaccgtagtactgagtgacaaTTTTCTCCTTGTTTGTTGTCACTAGTTTAGGACTGAGGACACTCGAGTTTGAGATAGGACATATCATATTGGAATTAGGTGTTCTTGTGGCTTCTCGTTGTAATTGAATTCTAGTTTTTCGACAAAAATATGCAGTGCAATAATTTCAGTGGTCGGAATGGATTGCCAGGCGTGGATCTATTAAGTAAGACTCATGAATGATGAAGCAACTTTTTAGAGTTGCAAACTTGCAATGCCAGCTATTCATGTCCTGTGGATATAAGCGATATGAGATACACGTATTTAGTGGAAATGCTCATCAACTATTTGCAGTACAAAAGGTATGTGATTGTGTTAGATCAAGTAGCCGCCTTTTCATTTGGGATCTTCTTTCCAGGAAAGCTTTCTCTAGCTGGCCTCATAGTTGCTACTCACACCAGAGTTTGAAGTCATTTCTAAGGAATTCTACCCTTGGATGCTCTCATGTCAACCAAAAATATGAGAACTATGAATGCAGATGAGTACTTTGAGAAGCATCTTGAGTTGCAGACAGAGTTTGGCGATGAAATCTGAAACGACTGTTTGAGTGGATATTCAATGTTGGGCTTGGTGCGATTAAAGGCCCAAGAACGCGAAAAATAAAAGGATGATTGGGCTTGGGCAGTTGGCAGCCTAGGAAGAATTGAAaatcatttttgccaagaaaTAGGCAACAAGCCTATGTGAGAAGTGACAAGTGACAAATGATAGCTCATCCCCAGCAAAAAGTACTTTTCCATGGCATGAATAGGTAAATAACAAAAGTAGATGGTGACTTACCATACTATGGAGGCCATTACAAAAAAAGGAAGGCTTGGACAGTCGGGCTAGAAAGTCTATAAAAGCAATGAAGGACACAAGGAAGATCTCTCTcaaccaatcaatcaaaagATATTCAACTATGCACTCCAACAAGCAAGAAACTAGAAAGCTTTAGTTTGTTCAAACTTTACCCCTTTAGTTGCAGGTCCACCGTAGAAAGTCATCTTTTGTCAAGTTTTAGAAGTTATGCTACCTTTCCCTGTGTTGTAGTATCGAATATCTTTAGTAAACCCGATTTATATTTCATTCTCCAAGACTTAAACCCCTGTAAAACACAAAGAGAAGTGGTTGCAAGAAGACCAACCTTCCTTGACAAGGTTGTAATCTTGCACGAGTCTCTTTTGTTTGTACTTACATATAGTAGATCTGTTGTTTATGCATCTTTCATTGGATCCTATATCATTTTTTACTGTTTTTGTTGAGCAAAATTGTACAtaaaatgtaaacaaataattcactcgacacaatttcaccttcattcaattttccgaatagggTTTTATTAGTTTGAGTTCAACTCATTCTAGATTATGCGTCTATTAATTACAATCCttcattaaaaaaagaaaaacccttTGATTTCAATATGAATAAATCGTAACTTGAGGATTTGGGTGTTTATTTGATCTTGCAACAACACCTAGGTCGAGCCTTAGATTGCCTACTTACCCTCGTTAAGGGATCAGGTCACTCGTAGTTCCTTTGATTTGGTATGTGGATTTTTAGTGAGTGAATGACCCACTAAAAAGGATTTGGTGTTTGGTTTATTTGGGTGAATTTGGTTGAATGAACCGGGGATTCGGTTTTGTGTTTGAGCTTTGCAGTTGCATCTAGAATATGGTACTAGATTGCATACGTATCCTTGGTGGAATCAAACCAGCGTAGTTCACAATGTATTTAGTACCTTCACTGAGCGGATGATTCACTAAAGAACGATTTGTATTTTTGTGTTCTTTGCATTTGATGCCttatgcagtttcagctcgtgcaggtgaGGAGCATTTGATGCATTGTGTaatttcaactcgtgcaggcgAAGATTTTGAGCCATTTGAGCTTTTGATGCCTTGTGTAGTTTTAGTTCATGCGTGCGAGGACTTTGAGCCATTTGAGCGTCTTGGAGTCCTCGAGGTCTGTCTTCTGCTGCTGTTGGTGCTGCGACGGGAGAAGCGAAGAAGCCGTCCTATGGGTTTGCTCCATTTTTGCGGAGAAAAGAGAAGGAACCAAAGTCCCTAGAAGTTTTGACGAGGAAGGAGTTTGATTCTCTTAGGCCCTAACTTTTGCTGGAAATCGGTGGAAGCCTCACCATTTTCTTTGCTTTGGGGAGTGGGAAAGCAAAGCTCCTCCATTCTTTTCTCCAAAAACTGAAACACAATGACAAAGGaaccattaaaaaaaacaataaactcaccttttttttttaatatccttgCCGTGTATCCCTTCTGCTTGCTtttctcttctattttttttgtcttgTCTCCCCTGTTGTGTGCTCTTCTCTCTTGTCCTCTTTCTCTCAATTTCTCCTTTTTGCTTTTGCAGTCAATCTCCCTTTTTATAGACTTAGGGTGATAGGACGAGTGGGGTGAGAAAGTGGGTAGtttttcgtcaactcccttTTGAACGTTGGAGGAAATGGGCAATTCCTCACACGTTCCAGCAACATCTTTAATTTTTCagatttaattcatttttttatttgtttaaaaaaaatgaacggTGTAGATTTTCTTGGTTAATCTTCACCGTGGATTTTAATTGCTACTATCATCTCCACTTTCCTTGAATtgagaaacaatttttttaccCCAATAGATTGCCCCCTTAAGCATCatgtatgaaatttttttttttgcatgcatgaggtttgataatttttgtgaGCTTGGACTTATGATTGCATCTTTCTTTTGCAGTCTGAATCAACACATACATTTGTTTGCTGAGCATGATTTTGATAGGAGGGGAAGTAAATTTTCTAACGACCAAACGTATGACCAATTTCTTCCGTTAGATTCTATTAGGCTTGTTGTCCACCTTAGGCTTTTCTAGCTATGAAGGCTTGCGTGCCACCAATTTCTCCCTTTTGCTTTTGCAGTCAATCTCCCTTTTTATAGACTTAGGGTGACAGGAAGAAGGGGGGTTGAAAGTGGGTAGTTTTTCATCAACTCCCTTTTGCATGTTGAAGGAAATGGGCAACTCCTCACACGTTCCAGCAACATCTTTaatttttctaatttaattcatttttttatttgttaaaaaaaatgaatggtgTAGATTTTCTTGGTTAATCTTCACCGTGGATTTTAATTGCTACATCATCTCCACTCTCCCTGAATTGGGGAACCATATTTTTACCCCAACAACTTTCATTCAAAATATCATCTATGATTAATCTTGCTAAACTAATTAACCTTGCTTCTTTATTGTTAACCTAAAACGGTAACCAAAGAAAGAATTTGAAGGACCCTAAACTCCCTGTAATTGGACATATGATATTATGagtaaaagtccttgtttacaaggcaagaaaaagaactttataCATACTTAACCCATCTGTAAACAATCAAATCGAACTAAGAAGTCGAAATAACTTGCGGCATAAGTAATCAATCCattgaataattaaaaagaacAATCTATTATACAAAGATAACAGTGGCATGCTCAGACCTGTATTAGTTTttattgtgagccttaaggcctaacAAAGGCCCCACAAAAGACACAATTCAAACTAATAACAAACTCATATTGCAGTACACCAAGCAGCAAACCTTGCCCGAAAGGCAAAACCCAGGGGAGTTGTGCGAGGTTTCATTAGCTGCAAATATTTCTTGAATGTGTCATACTGCTTCTTTTGGGTAATTATGGTTAGACTAGTACTACAACTTTTGAACAAGGCTTGCATTTACTTTACAAGAGGGAAGTATTTGAATTCATGGAATGCTTTCTTTTCTTTACGGATTCAATATTTCTCCACA
Encoded proteins:
- the LOC126586402 gene encoding SCY1-like protein 2 A isoform X1 — encoded protein: MSLNMKTLTQAFAKTAAAIEKTVQTTVQEVAGPKPLQDYELFDQIGSAGPGLVWKLYSAKAARDSTRAHQYPTVCVWVLDKKALSEARLRAGLTKAAEDGFLEIIRADAARLVRLRHPGVVHVVQALDENKNAMAMVTEPLFASVANALGNVQNVAKVPKELKGMEMGILEVKHGLLQLAESLDFLHNNARLIHRAISPENVFITSSGAWKLGGFGFAISTDQASGNMTNVQAFHYAEYDVEDSVLPIQPSLNYTAPEIAKSKASSVGCSSDIFSFGCLAYHLIAHKPLLDCHNNVKMYMNTLSYLSSEAFSSIPSELVPDLQRMISTNEAFRPTAIEFTGSPFFRDDTRLRALRFLDHMLERDNMQKSEFLKALSDMWKDFDARVLRYKVLPPLCAELRNLVMQPMILPMVLTIAESQDKNDFELSTLPALVPVLSTAVGDTLLLLLKHAELIINKTMQDYLISHVLPMIVRAYGDADARIQEEVLRKSSFLAKKIDVQLVKQAILPRVHGLALKTTVAAVRVNALLCLGDLIPTLDKHAILDILQTIQRCTAVDRSAPTLMCTLGVSNSILKQHGVEFVAEHVLPMLIPLLTAQQLNVQQFAKYMLFVKDILRRIEEKRGVTVTDSGIPEVKPSPSANGLHSQVPSKISGNVATAANSSPAWDEDWGPIRKQPSNSLQNSTNSITTTYPTLGNEPIQVTSSQPNSLLRTAVASQQTPVSCPPVDIEWPPRVSSGVNPVADAEKQLNAGTSSSSGFDDIDPFANWPPRPSGQVSGMGPSNNGTIESPRNKYGPSSLSSTSNSMNLYNNSNDSWAFGTGSSVEQIGLNQGNASSSGGLGSSGFNPQSSIGFMKQNQPISASNAYTDKKSADLGSIFASGNNGQTALRLAPPPSTAVGRGRGRGKGASSASRSSHAKSATEQPPLLDLL